A stretch of Paraburkholderia phenazinium DNA encodes these proteins:
- a CDS encoding TonB-dependent receptor, whose protein sequence is MKQRALAIAIRRIIWAELALSTAIAVPAFAQSQPATPAAAASGTAAAAAPAAASGATATGGKNVKQLQTFQVTGSLIRQADKTGFNQVQVINSKEIQDSGAKDVSDYMRQISANSANSWGESTSDSFAAGGSGIALRGLSEKYTLVLVDGQRVAPFAFAVNGSDQFFDLNTLPLNVVDRIEVVKTGAVSQYGSDAIGGVVNIITKHDFQGLQLDGSIGGATQGGGGTTKFGVLGGFGNLASDGFNVTATASYYKSNGYTLADRDTTENQDFSNKPFGGSIQQPSYLLNPNTGAATPYGCATSVPAGNSIIASQTGAISSGNVCLKNTAEDVSIEPMTERLNAKVHADFKINDTTTAYADLWESNNTTTTNDGPVVVGNGLAYSPTTKTVSPLSFTVPANNPYNTTGVAQELFGYLPTTYSSTTDSNFWRAAMGLKGSYELGKQDWDWNVGYTHSMSTVSNTLGSVINPNALQTALNNGTLNFVNPSATPGALNSILTTADNLGISKLDAFDATLATPNLFHLPTGDVGLGLGAQFLHESELIEEGGNYLSGNVLNPNLQEVAGERNVAAVYYQVDVPLIDKMLTFSQSGRYDHYSDFGGAFSPRFALRFQPIQQLTTYASYTRGFRAPEFLENTNSSNIGIMPIGPNGQDENVITKGNPDLQPERTKNYNIGFELSPTRTTDIGFDWYKIHVDKAIGTQLDPSATVFNADGSIAYMVNTYENLGSFDTDGFETTFSQSLPTPVGTFKLSADWAYIWHFKMNGIGGLASTVDGAGNDLTLAQPFGGSFPRWKGNTDLSWNFHQWNADLEWQYTGPYSDALGLDYSTASYSVFNLNVAYTGFKHWTIYGGMNNIFNKAPPYDPLWVNQIDQTGYDQSLYTYMGRYLQVGATYKF, encoded by the coding sequence ATGAAGCAAAGGGCATTGGCGATTGCCATCAGAAGAATAATTTGGGCTGAACTAGCGTTGTCCACGGCGATCGCCGTTCCGGCATTCGCGCAAAGCCAGCCGGCGACGCCGGCAGCAGCGGCGTCGGGCACGGCTGCAGCAGCCGCTCCGGCGGCAGCATCGGGCGCTACAGCGACGGGCGGCAAGAACGTCAAGCAACTGCAGACGTTTCAGGTGACAGGTTCGCTGATCCGTCAGGCGGACAAGACCGGGTTCAATCAGGTCCAGGTCATCAACTCGAAGGAAATCCAGGATTCGGGTGCGAAGGACGTGTCCGATTACATGCGCCAGATCTCGGCCAACTCGGCTAATAGCTGGGGAGAGTCCACCTCCGACAGTTTTGCTGCAGGCGGTTCGGGCATCGCACTGCGCGGCCTCAGCGAAAAATACACGCTGGTGCTTGTGGACGGTCAGCGCGTCGCGCCGTTCGCATTTGCCGTCAACGGTTCAGACCAGTTCTTCGACCTGAATACGTTGCCGCTAAACGTGGTGGACCGGATTGAAGTGGTGAAGACGGGTGCTGTATCGCAGTACGGTTCGGACGCTATCGGCGGTGTGGTCAACATCATCACGAAGCATGACTTCCAGGGCCTGCAACTCGACGGCAGCATTGGCGGCGCCACGCAAGGCGGCGGCGGCACGACCAAGTTCGGCGTCCTCGGCGGCTTCGGTAATCTCGCGTCGGATGGCTTCAACGTCACTGCGACCGCCAGCTATTACAAGTCGAACGGCTATACGCTTGCCGATCGCGACACGACCGAGAACCAGGACTTCAGCAACAAGCCGTTTGGCGGCAGTATCCAGCAACCGTCATACCTCCTGAACCCCAACACGGGTGCAGCGACGCCTTACGGCTGCGCGACTTCTGTGCCGGCTGGCAACAGCATTATTGCGTCACAAACCGGCGCAATCAGTAGCGGCAACGTGTGCCTGAAGAATACGGCTGAAGACGTTTCGATCGAGCCGATGACCGAGCGTCTCAACGCTAAAGTTCACGCCGACTTCAAGATCAACGACACGACGACCGCCTACGCCGACCTTTGGGAAAGCAACAACACGACCACCACAAACGATGGCCCTGTAGTCGTCGGCAACGGGCTTGCGTACAGCCCGACCACCAAGACCGTCAGCCCTCTCAGCTTTACCGTTCCGGCCAACAATCCGTACAACACGACCGGCGTAGCGCAGGAACTGTTTGGCTACCTCCCGACCACGTATAGCTCGACCACGGATTCGAATTTCTGGCGCGCGGCAATGGGCTTGAAGGGCAGCTACGAGCTCGGCAAGCAGGACTGGGACTGGAATGTGGGCTACACCCATTCCATGAGCACGGTGAGCAACACGCTCGGCAGTGTGATCAACCCGAATGCCCTGCAGACTGCGCTCAACAACGGCACGCTTAACTTCGTGAATCCGTCGGCTACACCCGGTGCGCTGAACAGCATCCTGACGACGGCTGACAACCTCGGTATTTCCAAGCTCGACGCCTTCGACGCAACGCTGGCAACGCCGAACCTGTTCCATCTGCCGACCGGCGATGTGGGCCTCGGTCTCGGTGCCCAGTTCCTGCACGAAAGCGAACTGATCGAGGAAGGCGGCAACTACCTGAGCGGTAACGTACTGAACCCGAACCTCCAGGAAGTAGCCGGTGAGCGTAACGTGGCGGCCGTGTACTACCAGGTCGATGTGCCGTTGATCGACAAGATGCTGACGTTCAGCCAGTCGGGCCGTTACGACCACTACAGCGACTTCGGCGGTGCGTTCTCGCCGCGTTTCGCCCTGCGCTTCCAACCGATCCAGCAGTTGACCACCTACGCTTCGTACACCCGTGGCTTCCGCGCGCCGGAATTCCTCGAGAATACGAATTCGTCGAACATCGGCATCATGCCGATCGGTCCGAACGGTCAGGACGAAAACGTTATTACCAAGGGCAACCCGGATCTGCAGCCGGAACGCACGAAGAACTACAACATCGGCTTCGAACTGTCGCCGACGCGTACGACTGACATCGGCTTCGATTGGTACAAGATTCACGTCGACAAGGCGATCGGCACCCAGCTCGATCCGTCGGCCACGGTCTTCAACGCGGACGGCTCGATCGCGTACATGGTCAACACGTACGAGAACCTGGGTTCGTTCGACACGGACGGCTTCGAAACGACGTTCTCGCAGTCGTTGCCGACCCCGGTCGGTACGTTCAAGCTGTCGGCCGACTGGGCCTATATCTGGCACTTCAAGATGAACGGCATTGGCGGCCTCGCCTCGACGGTTGACGGTGCAGGTAACGACCTGACGCTCGCGCAGCCGTTCGGCGGTTCGTTCCCGCGCTGGAAGGGCAACACGGACCTGTCGTGGAACTTCCACCAGTGGAATGCCGATCTGGAATGGCAATACACGGGGCCGTACTCGGACGCGCTGGGTCTGGACTACTCCACCGCCTCCTATAGCGTGTTCAACCTGAACGTAGCGTACACGGGCTTCAAGCACTGGACGATCTACGGTGGCATGAACAACATCTTCAACAAGGCGCCTCCGTACGATCCGCTGTGGGTCAACCAGATTGACCAGACCGGTTACGACCAGTCGCTGTACACGTACATGGGCCGTTATCTGCAGGTTGGCGCAACGTACAAGTTCTAA